One part of the Terrimicrobium sacchariphilum genome encodes these proteins:
- a CDS encoding ATP-binding protein produces MAATAAYTIQGTLPELSRVAALMTSFLEDQETPPAAIFAANLALEEIVTNTIKYGLFPEVHPGISISVHVMADHVELVIEDEAAAFDPFSVETPDTATPLAERPVGGLGIHLIRNMLDTFSYERSGHRNIIRLTKRFS; encoded by the coding sequence ATGGCGGCGACGGCAGCATACACCATCCAGGGAACCCTGCCTGAGTTGAGCCGGGTGGCCGCGTTGATGACGTCTTTCCTCGAGGATCAGGAAACGCCGCCGGCTGCAATCTTCGCCGCCAATCTTGCGCTGGAGGAGATCGTGACCAATACGATAAAGTATGGACTCTTCCCTGAGGTGCATCCCGGCATCTCCATCTCGGTCCATGTGATGGCCGATCACGTGGAGTTGGTCATCGAGGACGAGGCCGCGGCCTTCGATCCCTTTTCGGTGGAAACTCCCGACACCGCCACTCCGCTGGCGGAGCGCCCGGTGGGCGGCCTCGGCATTCACCTTATCCGCAACATGCTCGACACCTTCTCGTACGAGCGCAGCGGGCATCGCAACATCATCCGCCTGACGAAGCGCTTCTCATGA
- the folE2 gene encoding GTP cyclohydrolase FolE2 gives MTLQDTQNQRDERRLPIDRVGVKDLRYPIQIRDKDHSLQSTIATVQLTVDLPHHFKGTHMSRFVEVLNSHGPILHVDNIRDVLEQLTRKLQSTCAHVDFEFPFFLEKKAPVTGAVGLIDYVARFNATVENGKMDFIVTTVVPVTTLCPCSKAISARGAHNQRGHVTLAVRCSKPMWIEDMIRLVEDSASSELYSLLKRPDEKAVTERAYDNPVFVEDLVRNVASRCEKDANILWYRVEAENFESIHNHNAYALIEKHG, from the coding sequence ATGACCCTGCAAGATACACAGAACCAGCGTGATGAACGCCGGTTGCCCATCGACCGTGTGGGCGTAAAGGATCTGCGCTATCCGATCCAGATTCGCGACAAGGATCACTCGCTGCAAAGCACCATCGCCACGGTGCAGCTCACCGTCGACCTGCCGCATCATTTCAAGGGCACGCACATGAGCCGCTTCGTCGAGGTGCTCAACTCCCACGGCCCCATCCTCCACGTCGACAACATCCGCGACGTGCTCGAGCAACTGACCAGAAAGCTCCAGAGCACCTGCGCACATGTGGACTTTGAGTTTCCCTTCTTCCTCGAGAAAAAAGCTCCCGTCACCGGCGCAGTAGGCCTCATCGACTATGTCGCACGGTTCAACGCCACAGTGGAGAACGGCAAGATGGATTTCATCGTAACCACGGTCGTGCCCGTGACCACCCTTTGCCCCTGCTCCAAGGCGATCAGCGCCCGCGGCGCGCACAACCAGCGCGGTCACGTCACCCTCGCCGTCCGCTGTAGCAAGCCGATGTGGATCGAGGATATGATCCGCCTCGTCGAGGACAGCGCGAGCTCGGAACTTTACAGCCTGCTCAAGCGCCCCGACGAAAAAGCCGTCACCGAACGCGCCTACGACAACCCCGTCTTCGTGGAAGACCTCGTGCGCAATGTCGCATCCCGCTGCGAGAAAGACGCCAATATTCTCTGGTATCGCGTGGAGGCGGAAAATTTCGAGTCCATCCACAACCACAACGCCTACGCCCTGATCGAAAAGCACGGCTAG
- a CDS encoding gluconokinase — protein MGKFSRVKSAPVLALDLGTSSVRAALFDPRGKRLPGTFAQRTYTLRTAADGTAELDPFELLRQAKACLKTAAAGWHAISGVGVSCFWHSLLGTDEEGNPLTPIYTWADSRCREDAARLRAEFSEQDVHEETGCMLRSSFWPAKLRWIKRTDRARFRKVRYWMSPAEWVQWKIAGRATCAIGMATGTGLFDPTKLDWSELMLEACDFSADRMLPVTDAPTLWKGVPWFPAIGDGAASNLGSGATRPGFGAINVGTSAALRIMKKGPVAKAPFGLFAYRVDASRYLVGGAVSNAGNLHAWCLRELKLSDDPAEIEKALALRPQATHGLTVLPFWSAERAPSWDEAAQGTIVGLRHDTTAIDLLQAINEGFYLRLATIAEMIAGRRQPKWILGGGILKSKSAVRRLANVIGSPLYANPEAEASLRGGAIFALEKLGAPIEEQKLGNPILPSPVLQKLYVDERRKQAQLEALMARGR, from the coding sequence ATGGGGAAATTCTCCCGGGTGAAGTCCGCTCCCGTCCTGGCCCTGGACCTGGGCACCTCCTCCGTCCGGGCCGCCCTCTTTGATCCCCGTGGCAAGCGCCTGCCCGGAACCTTTGCCCAGCGCACCTATACCCTCCGTACCGCCGCTGATGGCACGGCTGAGCTCGACCCGTTTGAACTCCTCCGCCAGGCCAAGGCCTGCCTGAAGACCGCCGCTGCCGGGTGGCATGCCATCTCGGGCGTAGGCGTTTCGTGCTTCTGGCACAGCCTGCTCGGCACGGATGAGGAGGGGAATCCGCTGACCCCGATCTATACCTGGGCGGATTCTCGCTGCCGGGAGGACGCGGCGCGTCTCCGGGCGGAGTTCTCCGAACAGGACGTCCACGAGGAGACCGGCTGCATGCTGCGGAGTTCCTTCTGGCCGGCCAAGCTGCGCTGGATCAAGCGCACCGACCGCGCGCGGTTTCGCAAGGTGCGGTACTGGATGTCGCCCGCCGAGTGGGTGCAGTGGAAGATCGCCGGACGCGCCACCTGCGCCATCGGCATGGCCACAGGCACGGGGTTGTTTGACCCGACGAAACTCGATTGGAGCGAGCTCATGCTCGAAGCCTGCGATTTCTCCGCCGATCGTATGCTGCCGGTGACCGACGCGCCGACCCTGTGGAAGGGCGTGCCGTGGTTCCCCGCCATTGGCGATGGCGCGGCGAGCAATCTCGGCTCCGGCGCGACCCGGCCGGGCTTCGGAGCCATCAATGTCGGCACCAGCGCCGCCCTGCGCATCATGAAAAAGGGACCGGTGGCCAAGGCGCCGTTCGGCCTCTTTGCCTATCGCGTCGACGCCTCCCGCTACCTCGTGGGCGGAGCGGTCAGCAATGCTGGAAATCTCCACGCCTGGTGCCTGCGCGAGCTGAAGCTCTCCGACGATCCCGCGGAAATCGAGAAAGCCCTCGCTCTGCGCCCGCAGGCCACGCACGGCCTCACGGTATTGCCGTTCTGGTCGGCGGAGCGGGCTCCGAGCTGGGACGAGGCCGCGCAGGGAACCATCGTCGGCCTGCGCCACGATACGACCGCCATCGACCTTTTGCAGGCGATCAACGAAGGGTTTTACCTTCGCCTCGCCACCATCGCCGAGATGATCGCTGGCCGCCGCCAGCCGAAGTGGATCCTTGGCGGAGGCATCCTGAAATCGAAGTCCGCCGTGCGCCGTCTCGCCAATGTCATCGGCAGTCCGCTCTACGCCAATCCCGAGGCCGAGGCTTCCCTGCGGGGCGGGGCGATTTTCGCCCTCGAGAAACTGGGAGCGCCGATCGAGGAGCAAAAGCTCGGCAATCCCATCCTGCCATCGCCTGTTCTTCAGAAGCTCTATGTTGACGAGCGCCGGAAGCAGGCTCAATTGGAGGCTTTGATGGCTCGTGGACGATAA
- a CDS encoding radical SAM protein — MDDNAKLTINEIYLSVQGESTWAGLPCVFIRLTGCDLRCSYCDTEYAFYEGKKRLVSEVLAEVSDMPCPMVEVTGGEPLLQKNVKPLMAALCDAGKTVLIETSGAHDISGIDPRVHRIVDLKTPSSGESGRNRYENIPHLTERDEVKFVLGSREDYEWAREQIGRYDLGSRVRAVLLSPVFGKIDPKDIVQWMLDDRLPARFQLQMHKFIWEPRARGV; from the coding sequence GTGGACGATAACGCCAAACTCACAATCAACGAAATCTACCTCTCGGTGCAGGGAGAGAGCACCTGGGCGGGGCTGCCGTGCGTGTTTATCCGGCTGACCGGCTGTGACTTGCGCTGCTCCTACTGCGATACCGAGTACGCCTTCTACGAGGGGAAAAAACGGCTGGTCAGCGAGGTGCTGGCCGAGGTGTCGGACATGCCATGTCCGATGGTCGAGGTGACGGGGGGCGAGCCGCTCTTGCAAAAGAACGTCAAGCCGCTCATGGCCGCCCTTTGCGATGCCGGAAAAACCGTGCTCATCGAAACGAGCGGCGCCCACGACATCTCGGGCATCGACCCGCGGGTCCATCGCATCGTCGACCTCAAGACGCCCTCCAGCGGCGAGTCCGGGCGTAATCGCTACGAGAATATCCCGCACCTGACCGAGCGGGATGAGGTAAAATTCGTCCTCGGTTCGCGAGAGGATTACGAATGGGCCCGCGAGCAGATCGGTCGATACGACCTCGGTTCTCGCGTAAGGGCCGTGCTTTTGAGCCCGGTTTTCGGAAAAATCGACCCCAAAGACATCGTGCAATGGATGCTGGATGACCGGCTTCCCGCCCGGTTTCAGCTGCAAATGCACAAATTCATTTGGGAACCGCGCGCCAGAGGGGTATAA
- the queD gene encoding 6-carboxytetrahydropterin synthase QueD codes for MKARLSKDFFFEAGQSLPNVPPGHKCGSMHGHSFKVEIVVEGEVDPHMGWVYDHAEISRAMEPLLDYIDHKYMNELPELENPTIEHIAAWFWRKLTPTLPGLAEIVVHETPTARCIYRGE; via the coding sequence GTGAAAGCTCGTCTCTCTAAGGATTTCTTTTTCGAAGCAGGTCAATCATTGCCCAACGTGCCTCCCGGGCACAAATGCGGGTCGATGCATGGCCATAGCTTCAAGGTCGAAATCGTGGTCGAGGGCGAGGTGGACCCCCACATGGGCTGGGTCTACGACCATGCCGAGATCAGCCGCGCCATGGAGCCGCTGCTCGACTACATCGATCACAAGTACATGAACGAGCTGCCCGAGCTGGAAAATCCCACCATCGAGCACATTGCCGCGTGGTTCTGGCGCAAGCTGACCCCGACCCTGCCGGGTTTGGCGGAGATCGTCGTGCACGAGACGCCGACCGCCCGCTGCATTTACCGCGGCGAATAG
- a CDS encoding ACT domain-containing protein, translating to MRIVEQLAVFIANKPGTLAEVCDALAAERVNIYGLTVSDTVDHAVVRLVVSDTRKALAIFETRGTLVLETEVLMFENDNRPGSLSRIAAALSKAKINIEYAYLASMPSARKGLLIVRVADPKKALKVLQSAKLFENE from the coding sequence GTGAGAATTGTTGAGCAACTCGCCGTTTTCATCGCCAACAAACCCGGCACCCTGGCGGAAGTTTGCGATGCCCTCGCCGCAGAAAGAGTCAATATTTACGGCCTGACCGTAAGCGACACGGTCGATCATGCGGTCGTCCGCCTGGTCGTCAGTGACACGCGCAAGGCGCTGGCCATTTTTGAAACCCGCGGCACCCTTGTCCTGGAGACGGAGGTGTTGATGTTTGAGAATGACAACCGCCCGGGCAGTCTTTCCCGCATCGCGGCGGCCCTGTCCAAGGCGAAAATCAACATCGAGTACGCCTATCTGGCCTCGATGCCCTCCGCCCGCAAGGGCCTGCTCATCGTCCGCGTGGCCGATCCGAAAAAGGCCCTCAAGGTGCTTCAGTCGGCCAAGCTGTTCGAGAACGAATAG